In the Novosphingobium sp. 9 genome, one interval contains:
- a CDS encoding L,D-transpeptidase family protein, translating to MNRNALLLLGSGVVALGAIGGALYAAGRPEAASPALGTDAKTVVAANVTKAAANVSAPAPSPAPARDAGFVIKRILPISGPIRYGDWHWDDAGVPQGPIVITVDLDARVISVFRDGYEIGTSAVLLGSDDKPTPLGVFPITQKDEHHVSNIYTGAPMPYMQRLTNDGITLHGSNVALGYVSHGCVGMPDDFAAKLFKTTHLGDKVYITRGKYVGMGSDLTGG from the coding sequence ATGAACCGCAACGCTCTTCTCCTGCTCGGCTCGGGCGTGGTGGCACTGGGCGCCATCGGCGGCGCGCTCTATGCCGCCGGAAGGCCCGAAGCGGCCTCCCCTGCCCTTGGCACGGATGCGAAGACGGTGGTCGCGGCGAATGTAACGAAAGCGGCGGCGAATGTGTCTGCCCCTGCCCCCTCACCCGCGCCTGCCAGAGACGCAGGCTTCGTCATCAAGCGCATCCTGCCGATCAGCGGCCCGATCCGCTATGGCGACTGGCACTGGGACGATGCGGGCGTGCCGCAAGGCCCGATCGTCATCACCGTCGACCTCGACGCCCGCGTGATCTCGGTGTTCCGCGACGGCTACGAGATCGGCACCAGCGCAGTCCTGCTGGGCAGCGACGACAAGCCGACCCCGCTCGGCGTGTTCCCGATCACCCAGAAGGACGAGCATCACGTCTCGAACATCTACACCGGCGCGCCGATGCCCTACATGCAGCGCCTGACCAACGACGGGATCACCCTGCACGGCTCGAACGTGGCGCTGGGCTACGTCAGCCACGGCTGCGTGGGCATGCCCGACGATTTCGCCGCCAAGCTGTTCAAGACCACGCATCTGGGCGACAAGGTCTATATCACCCGCGGCAAATACGTGGGCATGGGCTCGGACCTGACCGGCGGGTGA
- a CDS encoding IS91 family transposase, with the protein MRSNLEVADIFRSVGPAYRAAHAGHLSLAQLKVMSAIETCRTAALGGHVEACQDCGHWRVAYNSCRNRHCPKCQGAAARTWLAEREADLLPVGYFHVVFTLPAEVADIAWQNKALVYDLLFKAAAQTMLTIAADPRHLGARIGITAVLHTWGSAMTHHPHVHMIVPGGGIAPDASRWISSRPAFLLPVRVLGALFRRLFLTRLNALHDAGKLAFFGSLTDLTERRTFQRHLAPARKKRWVVYAKPPFAGPEAVLAYLSRYTHRVAISNRRLIAFDANGVTLRYKDYRRDGPERQRVMTLTANEFIRRFLLHVLPRGFHRIRHYGLLASAARHDNLALARRLLPVTPEVEAEAPEPEAEPDTCAPCPCCGGRMIVIETFPRWSQPRAPPRPSPPIRERAA; encoded by the coding sequence ATGCGCTCCAACCTCGAGGTCGCGGACATCTTCCGCTCGGTCGGACCAGCCTACCGGGCGGCCCATGCCGGGCACCTGAGTCTTGCCCAGCTCAAGGTGATGTCCGCGATCGAGACTTGTCGCACCGCAGCCCTGGGCGGGCACGTCGAGGCCTGTCAGGACTGCGGGCACTGGCGGGTCGCCTACAACAGCTGCCGCAACCGGCATTGCCCAAAATGCCAGGGCGCCGCCGCGCGCACCTGGCTGGCCGAACGGGAGGCCGACCTGCTTCCCGTCGGCTACTTCCACGTCGTCTTCACGCTACCCGCCGAGGTTGCCGACATCGCGTGGCAGAACAAGGCGCTGGTCTACGACCTGTTGTTCAAGGCGGCCGCGCAGACGATGCTGACCATCGCCGCCGATCCCCGCCATCTGGGCGCCCGGATCGGGATCACCGCCGTCCTCCACACCTGGGGATCGGCAATGACCCACCATCCGCATGTCCACATGATCGTGCCGGGCGGCGGTATCGCGCCCGATGCAAGTCGCTGGATCTCCTCGCGTCCGGCCTTCCTCCTGCCGGTGCGCGTGCTGGGGGCGCTGTTCCGACGGCTCTTCCTCACCCGGCTGAACGCGCTGCACGATGCCGGCAAGCTCGCCTTCTTCGGCTCCCTGACCGATCTGACAGAGCGGCGGACCTTCCAGCGGCACCTTGCCCCGGCGCGCAAGAAACGCTGGGTGGTCTATGCCAAGCCGCCCTTTGCCGGGCCGGAAGCGGTGCTCGCCTACCTCTCGCGCTATACCCACCGCGTCGCCATCTCGAACCGGCGCCTGATCGCCTTCGACGCGAACGGCGTGACCTTGCGTTATAAGGACTATCGCCGCGATGGGCCCGAACGCCAGCGGGTCATGACGTTGACCGCCAACGAGTTCATTCGCCGCTTCCTGCTCCACGTCCTGCCGCGTGGCTTCCACCGCATCCGCCATTACGGCCTGCTCGCCAGCGCCGCACGCCACGACAATCTCGCGCTCGCCCGCCGCCTGCTTCCCGTCACGCCAGAGGTGGAGGCGGAGGCGCCGGAGCCCGAAGCCGAGCCCGACACTTGCGCGCCATGTCCGTGCTGCGGCGGGCGCATGATCGTCATCGAAACCTTCCCACGCTGGAGCCAGCCCCGCGCGCCGCCCAGGCCTAGCCCGCCAATCCGGGAGCGCGCCGCATGA
- a CDS encoding tyrosine-type recombinase/integrase codes for MTVSINTAPISPLRQRMQHDMMMRGLGPHTQKDYVRHVKRLAAFLGRPPDTATEEDLRRFQLMQHESGVRPSTINGTVSALRFLYNVTLRRRDLARALVVTRIVPRLPEVLSVEEAARLLQSAPGMKYKAALGVAYGAGLRVSEVAHLKVDDIDSTRMLIRVEQGKGGKDRNAMLSPQLLELLRMWWREGRKRGVLIAHGWLFPGQNVTDPISTRQLHRAVQEAAEVAGIRKRVSPHTLRHSFATHLLEQDVDIRVIQVLLGHSKLETTALYTKVSTRTIHAVSGPLDQLMALMEGKAPIGPDDAG; via the coding sequence ATGACTGTCTCGATCAATACCGCCCCGATCAGCCCGCTGCGCCAGCGGATGCAGCACGACATGATGATGCGGGGGCTCGGTCCGCATACCCAGAAGGATTATGTGCGCCATGTGAAGCGCCTGGCAGCCTTCCTGGGGCGCCCTCCCGATACGGCAACGGAAGAGGACCTTCGCCGCTTTCAGCTCATGCAGCATGAGAGCGGGGTCAGGCCGAGCACCATCAACGGCACCGTGTCGGCCTTGCGCTTCCTGTATAACGTCACGCTCAGGCGACGCGATCTGGCGCGGGCCTTGGTCGTCACCCGCATCGTGCCCCGGCTGCCCGAAGTGCTGAGCGTCGAGGAGGCTGCGCGGTTGCTCCAGTCCGCCCCCGGCATGAAGTACAAGGCGGCGCTGGGGGTGGCCTATGGCGCGGGCCTGCGCGTATCCGAGGTCGCCCACCTCAAGGTCGACGATATCGACAGCACACGCATGTTGATCCGCGTTGAACAGGGCAAGGGCGGCAAGGATCGCAATGCCATGCTCTCGCCCCAGCTGCTCGAACTGCTGCGGATGTGGTGGCGAGAGGGCAGGAAGCGCGGGGTGCTGATCGCGCATGGCTGGCTGTTCCCCGGCCAGAACGTCACCGATCCAATCTCGACCCGGCAGTTGCACCGCGCGGTCCAGGAGGCGGCCGAGGTGGCTGGCATCCGCAAGCGCGTCAGCCCGCACACCCTGCGCCATTCCTTCGCCACGCATCTGCTCGAGCAGGATGTCGATATCCGCGTGATCCAGGTCCTGCTCGGCCACAGCAAACTGGAGACCACCGCCCTCTACACCAAGGTCTCCACGCGCACGATCCACGCCGTGTCGGGCCCGCTTGACCAGCTGATGGCGCTGATGGAGGGCAAAGCGCCCATAGGACCAGACGACGCCGGATGA
- the tilS gene encoding tRNA lysidine(34) synthetase TilS, with product MLTPSADLVARFHADLAAIWPEGIAHEPAKLAVAISGGPDSTALLLLAHAALPGRVEAATVDHGLRAASADEAADVAALCERLGVPHRTLRVTVAPGNVQSEARAARYAALADWIEDRRLAVLTTAHHADDQAETLLMRLNRASGVAGLAGTRAQGVVPGTKDLGLLRPLLGWRRADLAQVVTAAGVAAAQDPSNADPRFDRVRMRQALKDADWLDITAVAQSAAHLAEADEALEWMAALEWRSCVTKEPLGLRYRPRAPRAVALRVLALIVTELDGTPRAGRPWRD from the coding sequence GTGCTGACCCCTTCCGCCGATCTCGTGGCGCGGTTCCATGCGGACCTTGCCGCGATCTGGCCGGAGGGGATCGCCCATGAACCGGCAAAGCTGGCCGTGGCGATTTCCGGCGGCCCGGATTCGACCGCGCTGCTGCTGCTCGCCCATGCCGCCCTGCCGGGGCGGGTCGAGGCGGCGACGGTCGATCATGGCCTGCGCGCCGCCAGTGCGGACGAGGCGGCGGATGTCGCGGCGCTGTGCGAGCGGCTGGGCGTGCCGCACCGCACCTTGCGCGTCACCGTGGCGCCGGGCAATGTCCAGAGCGAGGCGCGCGCCGCGCGCTATGCCGCGCTGGCAGACTGGATCGAGGACCGGCGGCTGGCCGTGCTCACCACCGCGCACCATGCCGACGATCAGGCCGAGACGCTGCTGATGCGCCTCAACCGCGCGAGCGGCGTGGCGGGGCTCGCGGGCACGCGCGCGCAAGGTGTGGTTCCGGGCACGAAGGACCTTGGCCTGTTGCGGCCTTTGCTCGGCTGGCGCCGCGCGGACCTCGCGCAGGTCGTTACGGCGGCGGGTGTCGCTGCCGCGCAGGACCCCAGCAATGCCGACCCGCGCTTCGACCGGGTGCGGATGCGGCAGGCGCTCAAGGATGCGGACTGGCTCGACATCACTGCCGTCGCCCAGAGCGCCGCGCATCTCGCCGAAGCCGATGAGGCGCTGGAGTGGATGGCCGCGCTCGAATGGCGCTCGTGTGTCACGAAAGAGCCGTTGGGCCTGCGCTACCGCCCGCGTGCGCCGCGTGCCGTTGCCTTGCGGGTGCTGGCGCTGATCGTCACCGAACTGGACGGTACGCCCCGCGCGGGCAGGCCGTGGCGCGACTGA
- a CDS encoding tetratricopeptide repeat protein, with protein sequence MSGIVASRAARIPATRQRGRRMSVSTAMAVVAGFAMLAGSAPAFAQDANTQRRLDKVESEVRALQRKVFPGGDGTFFPQITPPPAAAPQPTQAPSATPMTDMLSRVDAVERQLAQLTSQVEQNTNRLNQLEGRMNDMAAAAQAAPAPVQQGPVQPGAMPQDNAGRDNGPQDNGPSQPLSAGTAPAPSSGARADGVKGVEKPQTGNPGQDAYSYGFRLWSAKYYPEAQQQLKQYLAQYPKDPMVSYGRNLLGRAYLDDGNPTEAAKWFLQNYQSDKTGARAADSLLYLGVSMKALKDTRRACIALDQFSQSYTAEAAGRLKDIYDATRRGLTCN encoded by the coding sequence ATGAGTGGAATTGTCGCGTCGCGCGCAGCCCGTATCCCCGCTACGCGTCAGCGCGGGCGCCGCATGTCCGTCTCGACAGCCATGGCCGTGGTGGCCGGTTTCGCGATGCTGGCTGGCAGCGCGCCTGCTTTCGCGCAGGACGCCAATACCCAGCGCCGCCTCGACAAGGTGGAATCCGAAGTGCGCGCGCTCCAGCGCAAGGTCTTCCCCGGCGGCGACGGCACCTTCTTCCCGCAGATCACCCCGCCGCCCGCTGCCGCGCCCCAGCCCACGCAGGCACCGTCTGCCACGCCGATGACCGACATGCTCTCGCGCGTGGACGCAGTGGAGCGTCAGCTGGCGCAGCTGACCTCGCAGGTGGAGCAGAACACCAACCGGCTGAACCAGCTGGAAGGCCGGATGAACGACATGGCCGCTGCAGCGCAGGCCGCTCCTGCGCCGGTGCAGCAGGGTCCGGTGCAACCGGGAGCGATGCCGCAGGATAACGCTGGTCGGGATAACGGGCCGCAGGACAATGGCCCCAGCCAGCCGCTTTCCGCCGGAACCGCGCCTGCGCCCAGCAGCGGTGCGCGCGCCGATGGTGTGAAGGGTGTCGAAAAGCCGCAGACCGGCAATCCGGGGCAGGACGCCTACAGCTATGGCTTCCGCCTGTGGAGCGCGAAGTACTATCCCGAGGCGCAGCAGCAGCTGAAGCAGTATCTGGCCCAGTATCCCAAGGACCCGATGGTCAGCTATGGCCGCAACCTGCTGGGCCGTGCCTATCTGGATGACGGCAACCCGACCGAGGCCGCCAAGTGGTTCCTCCAGAACTACCAGTCGGACAAGACCGGCGCGCGGGCGGCGGACAGCCTGCTGTACCTCGGCGTGTCGATGAAGGCGCTGAAGGACACCCGCCGCGCCTGCATCGCGCTCGACCAGTTCAGCCAGAGCTACACTGCCGAGGCGGCCGGGCGCCTGAAGGACATCTACGACGCCACGCGCCGTGGGCTGACCTGCAACTAA
- a CDS encoding helix-turn-helix domain-containing protein — translation MAHEDTLGDNAPTERGNETAGAILSRAREAAGLTRADIAAQTKIAERHLAAIEEDRLGDLAAPTYAVGFARAYARTLKLDEGDIARRVREQLEIAHSRQAPPPPPSFEPGDPARVPSRALAWIGVLAIVVVIGLLLAFWGNFLSPEARLPDLISDQPSAAAPAPRPAQQAAAAPQAAPTGPVVITATQPSVWIKVVDADGKQLIQKVMTTGDSWTVPADARAPVLRVGRADGLKITVGDRTLPPLADQSIVMGNIALDPASLIARADGKPAPAAGTAPAGAASVPATQTGAAPANTSSSASAATPRAAPRPAPRRARSTSHGPVNLLPSGDDTGSAGQPRAVPTISQPVVQPIPASSD, via the coding sequence ATGGCACACGAGGACACCCTGGGCGACAACGCACCGACCGAACGCGGCAACGAGACCGCCGGCGCCATCCTGTCGCGTGCGCGCGAGGCGGCGGGGCTGACCCGTGCCGATATCGCCGCGCAGACCAAGATCGCCGAGCGTCATCTCGCCGCCATCGAGGAAGACCGGCTGGGCGATCTCGCCGCGCCGACGTATGCCGTGGGCTTCGCGCGCGCCTATGCCCGCACGCTCAAGCTGGACGAGGGCGACATTGCCCGCCGCGTGCGCGAACAGCTGGAAATTGCCCATTCGCGTCAGGCGCCGCCTCCGCCGCCCAGCTTCGAGCCGGGCGATCCCGCGCGCGTGCCCAGCCGGGCGCTGGCGTGGATCGGCGTGCTGGCGATCGTCGTCGTCATCGGCCTGCTGCTGGCGTTCTGGGGCAATTTCCTCTCGCCCGAGGCCAGGCTGCCCGATCTGATCTCGGACCAGCCCAGCGCTGCGGCCCCTGCGCCCAGGCCTGCCCAGCAGGCTGCCGCTGCCCCGCAGGCAGCGCCGACCGGCCCGGTGGTCATCACCGCGACGCAGCCCAGCGTGTGGATCAAGGTGGTCGATGCCGATGGCAAGCAGCTGATCCAGAAGGTCATGACCACGGGTGACAGCTGGACGGTGCCTGCCGATGCGCGCGCGCCCGTGCTGCGCGTGGGCCGCGCCGATGGCCTGAAGATCACCGTGGGTGATCGCACATTGCCGCCGCTGGCGGACCAGTCGATCGTGATGGGCAATATTGCGCTCGATCCCGCCAGCCTGATCGCCCGCGCCGACGGCAAGCCCGCGCCTGCTGCCGGCACGGCACCTGCCGGCGCCGCTTCCGTGCCCGCCACACAGACAGGCGCAGCACCTGCCAACACCAGCTCCTCGGCCTCTGCCGCTACGCCGCGTGCCGCCCCGCGACCGGCGCCCCGTCGGGCGCGCAGCACCTCGCATGGCCCGGTGAACCTGTTGCCTTCGGGCGATGATACCGGTTCCGCAGGCCAGCCGCGCGCGGTCCCGACGATCTCGCAGCCGGTCGTCCAGCCGATTCCCGCCTCTTCCGACTGA
- the ptsP gene encoding phosphoenolpyruvate--protein phosphotransferase: protein MSSGAVEAARNILISLHEVMASRSNAQAKLNTVVEVIGESLHSEVCSIYLLREGMLELFATRGLAQEAVHVTRMAVGEGLVGSIADHTETLNLAEAAAHPDFSYRPETGEDKFHSFAGVPIVRRERAVGVLCVQHVEPRRYEEVEIEALQTVAMVLAELITNADLIDEVDVAAFNATQTGPDQLRGLTLVKGLAAGQAVYHQPRVHIEHIVAEDTEAERQRVILAFDRMREQIDRMSSQAEFGVGGEHEEVLETYRMFAYDEGWTRRINEAIDSGLTAEAAIERVQQRTRMRMRQIDDPLLADRMHDLEDLSNRLLRIVSGQMHTAASMGLRHDAILIARNLGPAELLEYDRRRLKGVILEEGSLTSHVVIVARAMGIPVLGRVRSLRAKVRDGDPLLLDADHATVMVRPQQGVIDAFEERFAKSRERQAVYAAMRDVHPVTRDGQRVTVMMNAGLRDDMANLSSTGADGIGLFRTEFQFLVSATLPARERQTRLYRDVMEAAGSKPVMFRTVDIGGDKTLPYLRNEDAEHEENPAMGWRALRVALERDGLLKVQARALLDAAAGRVLHVMFPLVAEPWEFDAAKAVFEGQLAFLRRQKKLLPEAIRYGVMLEVPALAEQLDLLAPKISFLSLGTNDLTQFLFAADRAHPKLAERYDWLSPAILRFIRRVVRSLDGHSVDIGVCGEMGGRRLEALALMGLGIRRLSITPASVGPIKDLISHVDMGEIAAAMDGWLASPPLDMRATITAWAEERGIPLD from the coding sequence ATGAGCAGCGGAGCCGTCGAAGCAGCACGAAATATCCTCATCAGCCTTCACGAGGTGATGGCTTCGCGCAGCAATGCGCAGGCGAAGCTGAACACGGTCGTGGAGGTGATCGGGGAGTCCCTCCATTCCGAGGTCTGTTCGATCTACCTTCTGCGCGAAGGTATGCTCGAACTCTTCGCCACGCGCGGTCTGGCGCAGGAGGCGGTCCACGTCACCCGCATGGCGGTGGGCGAGGGGCTGGTCGGCAGCATCGCCGATCATACCGAGACGCTGAACCTCGCCGAAGCGGCGGCCCATCCCGACTTTTCCTATCGCCCGGAAACCGGAGAGGACAAGTTCCACTCCTTCGCCGGGGTGCCTATCGTCCGGCGTGAGCGCGCGGTGGGCGTGCTGTGCGTCCAGCATGTCGAGCCGCGCCGTTACGAAGAGGTCGAGATCGAGGCCTTGCAGACGGTCGCCATGGTGCTGGCCGAGCTGATCACCAATGCCGACCTGATCGACGAGGTTGACGTTGCCGCGTTCAACGCCACGCAGACCGGGCCGGACCAGCTGCGCGGCCTCACGCTGGTCAAGGGGCTGGCGGCGGGGCAGGCGGTGTACCACCAGCCGCGCGTCCACATCGAGCATATTGTTGCCGAGGATACCGAGGCCGAGCGCCAGCGCGTGATCCTGGCGTTCGATCGCATGCGCGAACAGATCGACCGGATGTCCAGCCAGGCCGAGTTCGGCGTGGGCGGCGAGCATGAGGAAGTGCTCGAAACCTATCGTATGTTCGCCTACGACGAGGGCTGGACCCGCCGTATCAACGAGGCGATCGATTCCGGGCTGACGGCGGAGGCCGCGATCGAGCGCGTGCAGCAGCGCACCCGCATGCGCATGCGCCAGATCGACGATCCGCTGCTGGCTGATCGCATGCATGATCTGGAGGATCTCTCCAACCGCCTGCTGCGCATCGTCTCGGGTCAGATGCACACGGCAGCCTCGATGGGGCTGCGCCACGATGCCATCCTGATCGCGCGCAATCTGGGGCCTGCCGAACTGCTCGAATACGATCGGCGACGGCTGAAGGGCGTGATCCTTGAGGAAGGCTCGCTCACCAGCCATGTCGTGATCGTGGCGCGGGCGATGGGCATTCCGGTGCTGGGCCGCGTGCGCAGCCTGCGCGCCAAGGTGCGCGACGGCGATCCGCTGCTGCTCGATGCCGATCACGCGACGGTGATGGTGCGCCCGCAGCAGGGCGTGATCGACGCTTTCGAGGAGCGTTTCGCCAAGAGCCGTGAGCGGCAGGCGGTCTATGCCGCCATGCGCGACGTTCACCCGGTCACGCGCGATGGCCAGCGCGTCACCGTGATGATGAATGCGGGGCTTCGCGACGACATGGCGAACCTGTCGTCGACCGGGGCGGACGGCATCGGTCTGTTCCGCACCGAGTTCCAGTTCCTGGTGTCCGCCACGCTCCCCGCCCGCGAACGCCAGACGCGGCTCTATCGCGACGTGATGGAGGCGGCGGGCAGCAAGCCGGTGATGTTCCGCACCGTCGATATCGGCGGCGACAAGACGCTGCCCTATCTGCGCAACGAGGATGCCGAGCACGAGGAGAACCCGGCGATGGGCTGGCGCGCGCTGCGCGTCGCGCTCGAACGCGACGGGCTGCTCAAGGTGCAGGCGCGCGCGCTGCTCGATGCGGCGGCGGGCCGGGTGCTGCACGTCATGTTCCCGCTGGTCGCCGAGCCGTGGGAGTTCGATGCGGCCAAGGCGGTGTTCGAGGGGCAGCTGGCCTTCCTGCGTCGCCAGAAGAAGCTGCTGCCCGAAGCGATCCGCTATGGCGTGATGCTGGAAGTGCCCGCGCTGGCCGAGCAGCTCGACCTGCTGGCGCCCAAGATCAGCTTCCTGTCACTGGGCACGAATGATCTCACCCAGTTCCTGTTCGCAGCCGATCGCGCGCATCCCAAGCTGGCGGAGCGCTACGACTGGCTGAGCCCGGCGATCCTGCGCTTCATCCGCCGCGTCGTGCGCTCGCTCGACGGACACAGCGTGGATATCGGCGTGTGCGGCGAGATGGGCGGGCGCCGTCTGGAGGCGCTGGCGCTGATGGGGCTGGGTATCCGGCGTCTGTCGATCACCCCGGCCTCGGTCGGCCCGATCAAGGACCTGATCAGCCATGTCGACATGGGCGAGATCGCGGCGGCGATGGACGGCTGGCTGGCATCGCCGCCGCTAGACATGCGCGCCACGATCACCGCCTGGGCAGAGGAGCGCGGCATTCCGCTCGACTGA
- a CDS encoding YdcH family protein — protein sequence MDSSHVAALHTKHAGLDRQIHEEMIRPMPDNGVIQALKKRKLRLKEEIARA from the coding sequence ATGGATAGTTCGCATGTCGCCGCTCTTCACACCAAGCATGCCGGTCTTGATCGGCAGATCCATGAAGAGATGATCCGACCCATGCCGGACAACGGGGTAATCCAGGCGCTGAAGAAGCGTAAGCTCAGGCTCAAGGAGGAGATCGCGCGGGCCTAA
- a CDS encoding YdcH family protein: MTEEEMRKRLEILRTDHRDLDAAIDALERAGGGDQMQIARLKKRKLRLKDQISQIADYLIPDIIA; encoded by the coding sequence GTGACCGAAGAGGAAATGCGCAAGCGCCTGGAAATCCTGCGAACCGACCACCGCGATCTCGACGCGGCGATCGACGCGCTGGAGCGTGCCGGAGGCGGCGACCAGATGCAGATCGCGCGTCTCAAGAAGCGAAAATTGCGCCTGAAAGACCAGATTTCGCAGATCGCGGATTACCTGATTCCCGATATCATCGCGTAA
- a CDS encoding DUF1465 family protein, whose product MTAPLTFNLRIIEGLYAEALILSDDVRRAFAGPAQRQPTWLQRFASGRDTQNRDERSRMALSTEGLRTTTRMMHAVAWLLNHRAFLSGEMSAFQLRRCGQLPPEKTETLPGEGSEEDAPDLPVSITALVERTRRFHRRIARLDQEWQRGAAPRPDLLEHLTARLEAQHAG is encoded by the coding sequence ATGACGGCACCGCTCACGTTCAACCTGCGCATCATCGAAGGGCTCTATGCCGAGGCGCTGATTCTGTCCGATGACGTGCGCCGCGCCTTTGCAGGCCCCGCCCAAAGGCAACCAACATGGCTGCAACGCTTTGCATCCGGGCGGGACACCCAGAACCGGGACGAGCGCAGCCGCATGGCCCTCTCCACAGAGGGCCTGCGCACCACCACGCGGATGATGCATGCCGTGGCCTGGCTGCTCAACCACCGCGCCTTCCTCAGCGGAGAGATGAGCGCGTTCCAGCTGCGCCGCTGCGGACAGTTGCCGCCGGAGAAGACCGAAACTCTGCCTGGAGAGGGGTCTGAGGAAGACGCCCCGGACCTCCCCGTATCCATAACCGCGCTGGTCGAACGCACCCGCCGCTTCCATCGACGGATCGCGCGCCTCGATCAGGAGTGGCAACGCGGCGCCGCGCCGCGCCCGGACCTGCTGGAGCACCTCACCGCCCGGCTGGAGGCGCAGCACGCGGGCTGA
- a CDS encoding MBL fold metallo-hydrolase codes for MELPADIPRPYELAETVAPRVRRVLARNPSPFTFTGTQTYLVGDGPDVAVIDPGPDEPAHLTALVEAIAGAKVVAILCTHTHRDHSPAAAPLSAMTGAPIIGCAPLTLDDDGPRADAAFDADYRPDRVLADGESVSGTGWTLIAVATPGHTSNHLCFALDDSGVVFTGDHVMGWSTSVVSPPDGDMTAYLESLQKLYEREGDTIYLPAHGPAVEKPRQLVRGMIGHRRQRERQILRQIEAGRHLIADMVPHMYKGVDQRLWPAAGRSVLAHLIDLERRGFVVRSAAHGTDESWIAV; via the coding sequence ATGGAGCTTCCCGCCGATATTCCGCGCCCCTACGAACTGGCCGAGACCGTCGCCCCGCGCGTGCGCCGGGTGCTGGCGCGCAATCCTTCGCCTTTCACGTTCACCGGCACGCAGACCTACCTTGTCGGCGACGGCCCGGACGTGGCGGTGATCGACCCCGGCCCGGACGAGCCCGCCCACCTTACCGCGCTGGTCGAGGCCATCGCGGGCGCAAAGGTGGTCGCGATCCTGTGTACTCACACCCATCGTGACCACTCGCCCGCCGCCGCGCCGCTTTCGGCCATGACCGGCGCACCGATCATCGGCTGTGCGCCGCTGACTCTCGACGATGACGGCCCGCGCGCCGATGCCGCCTTCGATGCCGACTATCGCCCCGACCGCGTGCTGGCCGATGGCGAAAGCGTCAGCGGCACCGGCTGGACGCTCATCGCCGTGGCGACGCCGGGACACACGTCCAACCACTTGTGCTTCGCGCTGGACGACAGCGGCGTGGTGTTCACCGGCGATCACGTGATGGGCTGGTCCACCAGCGTCGTCTCGCCCCCCGATGGCGACATGACCGCCTATCTCGAAAGTCTCCAGAAGCTCTACGAGCGCGAGGGCGACACGATCTACCTGCCCGCGCACGGCCCCGCCGTCGAGAAACCGCGCCAGCTGGTGCGCGGCATGATCGGCCACCGCCGCCAGCGCGAACGCCAGATCCTGCGCCAGATCGAGGCCGGGCGCCACCTTATCGCCGACATGGTGCCGCACATGTACAAGGGCGTGGACCAGCGCCTGTGGCCCGCCGCCGGACGCTCGGTGCTGGCGCATCTGATCGACCTCGAACGCCGTGGGTTCGTTGTTCGCAGTGCCGCGCACGGCACCGATGAAAGCTGGATCGCCGTTTAA